In Desulfofundulus kuznetsovii DSM 6115, the following are encoded in one genomic region:
- a CDS encoding type II toxin-antitoxin system VapC family toxin, translating into MVDTGAWYAVCDISDRNHERARNFYEKVAGEVPLLTTIAILVETWALLAARLGRHAAQTFWQMLRETGTPVIALEQPDLEAAWQIMHAFPDQDFSFTDCTTFAVMERLRIERVFTFDRHFLVYRYGPGRKSAFICEP; encoded by the coding sequence ATGGTTGATACAGGCGCCTGGTACGCGGTCTGCGACATCTCAGATCGGAACCATGAGCGGGCGAGAAACTTTTACGAAAAGGTGGCCGGCGAAGTCCCGCTTCTAACGACCATTGCCATTCTGGTGGAAACATGGGCTTTACTGGCCGCCCGCCTGGGCCGTCATGCCGCCCAGACCTTCTGGCAAATGCTGCGCGAAACCGGCACTCCTGTAATCGCCCTGGAACAGCCGGATCTAGAGGCAGCGTGGCAGATAATGCATGCCTTCCCCGACCAGGATTTCAGTTTTACAGATTGCACCACTTTTGCCGTCATGGAGAGGCTGCGCATTGAACGGGTCTTTACCTTCGACCGTCACTTCCTGGTCTACCGCTACGGGCCCGGCCGCAAGTCAGCCTTCATCTGCGAGCCGTGA
- a CDS encoding DUF4351 domain-containing protein — MPPIAVCVLDILQAPVTTEEKRKTLLRAEIFAGLYFEEKIIEQIFREVETMLNIEESAGYQRIFKKGIEKGIQQGIEIGIEKGMKKGRQETLRESVLKLLHKKFKKIPRPYVDKIKSLDEYALGLILDNIFEINNLADLEDYLL, encoded by the coding sequence TTGCCACCCATTGCCGTATGCGTGCTGGATATCTTGCAGGCTCCCGTTACCACGGAGGAAAAAAGAAAGACCCTTCTGCGAGCGGAGATATTTGCCGGTCTGTATTTTGAAGAGAAAATTATCGAACAAATCTTCCGGGAGGTGGAAACCATGCTGAATATCGAAGAATCGGCCGGTTATCAGCGGATTTTCAAAAAAGGTATCGAAAAGGGAATACAGCAGGGCATTGAAATAGGTATTGAAAAAGGCATGAAAAAAGGCCGGCAGGAAACCCTCAGGGAGAGTGTTTTGAAGCTTTTGCATAAAAAGTTCAAGAAAATACCCCGCCCCTATGTGGATAAAATCAAGTCCCTCGATGAATATGCCCTGGGGCTGATCCTTGACAATATCTTTGAAATAAATAACCTGGCTGATCTGGAGGATTACTTACTTTAG
- a CDS encoding YwgA family protein, with translation MDILKKYLSLIKLLDAAERINGRKKLQKIVYLLKERGFPFEEDFDYHRYGPFSEKLAMEVEEMKFLGIIEEKVETTAFGYKQYVYCLSPTGRELSKQFDNHDYGPGFKELVSELCSRDARNLELIATLRFLKTMNYQDSDAARYVKLLKPEQNYNDAEINTAINFLNKIFPQ, from the coding sequence ATGGATATACTAAAGAAGTACCTTTCTTTAATCAAGCTTTTGGATGCTGCAGAAAGAATCAATGGAAGGAAAAAGTTACAAAAGATTGTTTACTTATTAAAAGAACGGGGTTTTCCTTTTGAAGAGGATTTTGATTATCACCGGTACGGCCCGTTTTCAGAAAAATTAGCTATGGAAGTTGAAGAAATGAAATTTTTAGGCATAATAGAAGAAAAGGTTGAGACAACCGCATTTGGCTATAAACAATATGTGTATTGTTTATCACCAACGGGCCGGGAGTTAAGTAAACAGTTTGATAACCATGATTATGGACCAGGTTTTAAGGAGTTGGTAAGTGAATTATGTTCCCGGGATGCCCGTAATCTTGAACTAATCGCAACACTACGATTTCTTAAGACCATGAATTACCAGGACAGCGATGCGGCACGGTATGTTAAGTTATTAAAACCGGAACAGAACTATAATGATGCCGAAATTAACACTGCGATAAATTTTTTAAATAAAATTTTTCCCCAATAG
- a CDS encoding HD domain-containing protein yields the protein MVDTREFQRLKRIRHLGLSSVTYHGSEHTRFGHSLGVFHLFERLVAELEYKGHKFSDEEKVLGGCTALLHDIGHGPLSHVLEGVLTPGKKHEDWTQEIILGPTEIHCSLTIIDSHLPEKICQVLKGDPKWQLLTNIIKSQIDIDRMDYLLRDAIMTGSTYGRFDLPRLLSVLELNEQRNSLVVQYKGLMAAEQFVFARYYAYWQIYFHKTTRGIEKILHTLWARAKELYKHGFFSQGGVSPTLQPFLEEKWQPEDYLIIDDVDIWQALKSWQFSSDDILSDLSRRVLNRELFKPVSLPENPPFDLHEQCKQVVQTHGYNPKYYLLWDRASDVAYDYYTSQDEDDKSKPPILVRDSNGKPQDITKLSDPVRAIAGKRKVGFCIYVPDENCRNDIKKLIENATK from the coding sequence TTGGTTGATACCCGGGAGTTTCAGCGACTCAAACGTATCCGCCACCTGGGTCTTTCATCAGTTACTTATCATGGTTCTGAACATACTCGTTTTGGCCACTCGTTGGGCGTATTCCATTTGTTTGAAAGATTGGTGGCTGAGCTGGAATACAAGGGTCATAAGTTTTCTGATGAGGAAAAGGTACTGGGTGGATGCACCGCTCTATTACATGATATTGGTCACGGCCCGTTGTCTCATGTGCTGGAAGGTGTCCTGACTCCTGGTAAAAAACATGAGGATTGGACCCAGGAAATTATTTTGGGGCCAACTGAGATACATTGCTCCTTGACGATAATCGATTCTCACCTTCCGGAAAAAATATGTCAGGTGCTCAAAGGGGATCCTAAATGGCAGCTCTTGACAAATATTATAAAGTCACAAATTGATATTGACCGTATGGATTATCTCTTGCGAGATGCGATAATGACTGGTTCAACCTATGGCCGTTTTGACCTTCCGCGTCTATTGTCTGTATTGGAGTTGAATGAGCAACGTAATAGTCTAGTTGTCCAATATAAAGGACTTATGGCTGCGGAGCAATTTGTTTTTGCCCGTTATTATGCTTATTGGCAAATTTATTTCCATAAAACGACACGTGGTATTGAAAAGATTCTACATACTCTCTGGGCAAGGGCTAAAGAATTGTATAAACACGGATTTTTCTCACAGGGGGGTGTAAGCCCCACTCTTCAACCCTTTCTTGAGGAGAAATGGCAGCCAGAGGACTATCTGATTATTGATGACGTTGATATATGGCAAGCACTTAAAAGTTGGCAATTTAGTAGTGATGATATATTGTCTGATTTATCACGACGCGTTTTAAATAGAGAACTATTTAAACCAGTTAGTTTACCCGAAAATCCCCCTTTCGATCTGCATGAACAATGTAAACAAGTAGTACAGACTCATGGTTATAATCCAAAGTACTACCTCTTATGGGACAGGGCGTCCGATGTAGCTTATGATTACTACACATCACAGGATGAAGACGACAAAAGCAAACCGCCGATTCTAGTACGGGACAGCAACGGTAAGCCACAGGATATTACGAAACTTTCAGATCCCGTTCGTGCAATTGCAGGTAAACGCAAGGTTGGTTTTTGTATTTACGTACCAGATGAGAATTGTAGAAACGACATAAAAAAACTGATAGAAAACGCCACAAAATGA
- a CDS encoding TolC family protein: MPLRRILTVLTLIASLLLPSTVWAKEPATPELTLNQAIAMALAHSESVKRAEKEIDRTYAWREERADQLDYVPTKAPGNPKVEIAWSNLLAADLTWRMSKKSLTAEQDEVALDACKKYWDVLKAQEKVRAAEEGLKKADWELRRARANFQVGMIPQAALVAAEAQLAGAKATVEAAKNDLDNAYASFNQLVGLWPQDRPVLVDGVNFVPLEVPDVNVEVGRIVDESPTVWLAKENVTLKKYLEDFMFYTGEYRPYQARKIEVEQAELDAASAKKMLEEVTRSLYYNAKSLEESYQALQEGVKTAEENLRVTKVKYDVGMATQAEVAAAEAALAEAKQKALETACQHAFIKLAFEKPWAYISLAVAGSGAGGSGASGNTRG; the protein is encoded by the coding sequence ATGCCATTGCGCCGCATTTTAACAGTGCTAACTCTCATTGCCAGTCTGCTCCTCCCATCCACTGTCTGGGCCAAAGAGCCGGCCACGCCCGAGCTGACCCTGAACCAGGCTATTGCCATGGCCCTGGCCCACAGCGAGTCGGTGAAGAGGGCGGAAAAGGAAATCGACCGCACCTATGCGTGGCGCGAGGAAAGGGCCGACCAGCTGGACTACGTACCCACGAAGGCGCCGGGCAACCCGAAGGTGGAAATAGCCTGGAGCAACCTCCTGGCCGCCGACCTGACCTGGCGCATGTCCAAGAAAAGTTTGACCGCCGAGCAGGACGAGGTGGCCCTGGACGCGTGCAAAAAGTACTGGGATGTACTGAAGGCGCAGGAAAAAGTGCGGGCGGCGGAAGAAGGATTGAAAAAGGCCGACTGGGAGCTGCGCAGGGCGCGGGCCAATTTCCAGGTGGGGATGATCCCGCAGGCCGCCCTGGTGGCGGCGGAAGCGCAGTTGGCCGGGGCTAAGGCAACCGTGGAAGCGGCGAAAAACGATCTCGACAACGCCTATGCCTCTTTCAACCAGCTGGTGGGCCTGTGGCCCCAGGACCGTCCGGTGCTGGTGGACGGGGTGAACTTTGTCCCCCTGGAGGTGCCTGATGTAAATGTGGAAGTGGGCCGGATAGTGGACGAAAGCCCCACCGTCTGGCTGGCTAAGGAGAATGTCACCCTTAAGAAGTATCTTGAGGATTTTATGTTCTACACCGGCGAGTACCGGCCTTACCAGGCAAGAAAAATCGAGGTGGAGCAGGCCGAGCTGGACGCCGCCAGCGCCAAAAAGATGCTGGAAGAGGTCACCCGGTCCCTCTACTACAATGCCAAAAGCCTGGAAGAATCCTACCAGGCCCTGCAGGAGGGGGTAAAAACTGCCGAGGAAAACCTGCGGGTGACGAAAGTGAAATACGACGTGGGTATGGCCACCCAGGCCGAGGTGGCGGCCGCCGAAGCGGCCCTTGCGGAGGCGAAACAAAAGGCGCTGGAGACGGCCTGCCAGCACGCTTTTATCAAGCTGGCCTTTGAAAAGCCCTGGGCCTACATCAGCCTGGCCGTCGCCGGTAGTGGGGCAGGCGGCAGCGGTGCTTCAGGGAATACCCGGGGTTAG
- a CDS encoding ABC transporter permease gives MNRGILSQIAYIARREWVYMRGNRRLMIILVGVPFLYITLFGILYSRHVITEIPTVVYDQNNTGMSREVIQAFGDSQKFHLVGYVHSEAELRQVLETRGAVAALVIPPDFQQQVKSGRASPLLVIVNGTNMLYSNAVLAAASEITGTLSTGVSVARMEGQGMLPSRALDTALPLSLHLRVWYNPTFNYTNFLLLGLVATALQQIALLYVAVAVSREKEAGTLGELKRAGISAPAVVLGKVIPYLAVNLATLNGVLLMVFTLFQIPFRGNLPLLGLLELLFFAGIHALGIFLSVVCRSELEATQLAMLVAVPSFLFSGYTWPVEAMPPVARAVSAALPLTYFAGNLRDIALMGAGLPVLARDLAVLAGLSIVFLPMSIFFFGREYAKYGEAG, from the coding sequence ATGAATAGGGGTATTTTAAGCCAAATCGCTTATATAGCCCGGCGGGAATGGGTCTACATGCGGGGCAACCGCCGGTTGATGATTATTCTGGTGGGAGTGCCCTTCCTGTACATAACTCTTTTCGGAATTTTATACAGCCGTCATGTAATCACGGAGATACCCACCGTGGTTTACGACCAGAACAATACGGGAATGAGCCGTGAAGTAATACAGGCCTTTGGGGACTCGCAGAAATTCCACCTGGTGGGCTACGTGCACAGTGAAGCGGAGCTGAGGCAGGTGCTGGAGACCCGCGGAGCGGTAGCGGCACTGGTCATCCCGCCCGATTTCCAGCAGCAGGTGAAGAGCGGGCGGGCATCTCCCCTGCTGGTCATAGTCAACGGTACCAACATGCTGTACAGCAATGCAGTGCTGGCTGCCGCTTCCGAGATTACCGGCACCCTCTCAACCGGGGTGAGCGTGGCCAGAATGGAAGGGCAGGGCATGCTGCCGTCAAGGGCACTGGATACCGCCCTTCCTTTGAGTTTACATTTGCGGGTCTGGTACAACCCTACCTTTAACTACACCAATTTTTTGCTTCTGGGGCTGGTGGCCACTGCTTTGCAGCAAATTGCCCTGCTTTACGTGGCCGTGGCCGTAAGCCGGGAGAAGGAAGCGGGTACCCTTGGCGAGCTGAAACGGGCCGGCATTTCCGCCCCGGCGGTGGTGCTGGGCAAGGTTATCCCCTACCTGGCGGTAAACCTGGCCACTTTAAACGGTGTATTGCTGATGGTTTTCACCCTGTTCCAGATTCCCTTCCGGGGGAACCTGCCGTTGCTGGGATTGCTGGAGCTGCTTTTCTTTGCCGGCATACACGCCCTGGGCATTTTCCTTTCGGTGGTCTGCCGCAGCGAGCTGGAAGCCACCCAGCTGGCCATGCTGGTGGCCGTGCCGTCGTTTTTGTTTTCCGGCTACACCTGGCCGGTGGAAGCCATGCCGCCCGTGGCCCGCGCCGTCTCAGCGGCGCTCCCGCTGACCTACTTTGCCGGCAACCTGCGGGATATTGCCCTGATGGGAGCGGGCCTGCCGGTGCTGGCCCGTGATCTGGCCGTCCTGGCCGGTTTGTCCATCGTTTTCCTGCCCATGTCCATATTTTTCTTCGGGCGGGAATACGCGAAATACGGGGAGGCAGGATAA
- a CDS encoding HlyD family secretion protein, giving the protein MMARSEKQKPGFLLVCVIFLVLFCVALFLNGCASTGSAALEKGPFSGMVNAPEVDVTTKIPGRVVKLLVREGDSVAQGQLVAEIDSTDLRAKEKAALAAVEAAGAAMQKAKAGMEAAEAAAARARAALGAVSESADAALAKAQAGLEKARDDASLAGQTYKRIEVLYQNGAATAQQLDEARNKLAAANAALEAARADLAAAKAQKDQVNVYRAELAAAMAARAAAEADLNSARAAYQRAKAELQEVRANLLETQLRAPMAGTVTSCNVEQGEMVSTGMPLLTITARDRNWVDVKVPETMLGKISLKKEVTVTSAAFPGKKFKGKVTAINKKADFATYRATNERGDKDIMAFNVKVSLNNPSLWPGMMVEVNFE; this is encoded by the coding sequence ATGATGGCCCGTAGTGAAAAACAAAAGCCTGGTTTTCTTCTGGTTTGCGTAATATTTCTTGTTTTGTTTTGCGTAGCCCTGTTTTTAAACGGGTGTGCCAGTACCGGATCAGCGGCCCTTGAGAAGGGTCCCTTTAGCGGAATGGTCAATGCCCCGGAGGTGGATGTAACCACCAAGATACCCGGCCGGGTGGTCAAACTGCTGGTCCGCGAAGGGGATAGCGTGGCCCAGGGCCAATTGGTGGCCGAAATCGACAGTACGGATCTCAGGGCAAAGGAAAAGGCGGCGCTGGCGGCGGTGGAAGCGGCCGGTGCGGCCATGCAAAAGGCAAAGGCCGGCATGGAAGCGGCGGAAGCGGCTGCCGCCAGGGCCCGGGCGGCCCTGGGTGCCGTCAGTGAGAGTGCCGACGCCGCCCTGGCCAAGGCGCAGGCCGGTCTGGAAAAGGCCCGGGATGACGCTTCCCTGGCCGGGCAGACCTACAAGCGCATTGAGGTTTTGTACCAGAATGGTGCTGCCACCGCCCAGCAGCTGGATGAGGCCAGAAACAAGCTGGCTGCGGCCAACGCAGCCCTGGAGGCGGCCCGGGCCGATCTGGCGGCGGCAAAGGCGCAGAAAGACCAGGTGAATGTCTACCGGGCGGAGCTGGCTGCGGCCATGGCGGCCCGGGCGGCGGCGGAGGCCGACCTGAACTCGGCCCGGGCTGCTTACCAGCGGGCCAAAGCGGAATTGCAGGAGGTCCGGGCCAACCTTTTGGAAACGCAGCTCAGGGCGCCAATGGCGGGTACGGTTACTTCCTGTAACGTGGAGCAGGGAGAGATGGTTTCCACCGGGATGCCCCTGTTAACCATTACTGCCCGGGACAGGAACTGGGTGGATGTGAAAGTGCCGGAAACGATGCTCGGCAAAATATCCTTGAAAAAAGAGGTAACGGTGACCAGCGCAGCCTTTCCTGGGAAAAAATTCAAGGGTAAAGTAACGGCCATCAATAAAAAAGCGGATTTTGCCACCTACCGGGCCACCAACGAGCGGGGCGATAAGGATATTATGGCCTTTAACGTGAAGGTGTCTTTAAACAATCCCTCATTATGGCCCGGGATGATGGTCGAGGTGAATTTTGAATGA
- a CDS encoding TetR/AcrR family transcriptional regulator, with translation MDSRVNRTRDAEATKARILETARGVFAAKGYNAARVDEIVALARVNKRMVYHYYGSKEGLYLAVLRDSFSRIFSLNREVLAGDGDVLSRARAVITQYFYFLAENPDVVRLMGWETLQGGQYARRVLPDILSAGLEDLESVLRQGIQEGIFRKDVDIRRLVISVSGLCLNYFSRREMLQFLWSRDILHPEMLQEHLDHVLDLVFYGILSPGISLEVKHTGADQMED, from the coding sequence ATGGATTCGCGTGTTAATCGCACCAGGGACGCGGAGGCCACAAAAGCCCGGATCCTGGAAACCGCCCGGGGCGTTTTTGCGGCTAAAGGTTACAATGCCGCCCGGGTGGATGAAATTGTGGCGCTGGCCCGGGTGAACAAGCGCATGGTATATCATTACTACGGCAGCAAGGAAGGCCTTTATCTGGCGGTTTTAAGGGACAGTTTCAGCCGCATTTTTTCTTTAAACCGGGAGGTGCTGGCGGGGGATGGGGATGTCCTGTCCCGGGCGAGGGCGGTCATAACCCAGTATTTTTATTTTCTCGCTGAAAACCCGGATGTGGTCAGGTTAATGGGCTGGGAAACCCTCCAGGGCGGCCAATATGCCCGCCGGGTTTTGCCGGACATACTCAGTGCCGGTCTGGAAGATCTGGAAAGCGTATTGAGGCAGGGGATTCAGGAGGGGATTTTCCGTAAAGACGTAGACATCCGCCGGCTGGTGATCAGCGTCAGCGGCCTTTGCTTGAACTATTTTTCCCGCCGCGAGATGCTTCAGTTCCTCTGGTCCCGGGATATACTGCACCCCGAAATGTTGCAGGAGCACCTGGATCACGTGCTCGACCTGGTTTTTTACGGCATTCTGTCACCCGGGATATCCCTTGAGGTAAAACACACCGGAGCGGATCAAATGGAGGATTAA
- a CDS encoding DUF4351 domain-containing protein yields the protein MADGLEYSFGPQNHLDYRYRTVDLGSIALEEIKNSGNTCLYALLPLTDRKKRKQKKEEFLRECVETIVHAPLNIEEKRQSLLRAEIFAGLVFDKPVIEQTFREVETMLNIEESAGYRRIFEKGMEKGMEKGRQDTLRENVLKLLHKKFKKIPRPYVDKIKSLDEYALGLILDNIFEINTLSDLEEYL from the coding sequence ATGGCTGACGGCCTGGAATACAGTTTCGGTCCGCAAAACCACCTGGATTACCGGTACAGGACCGTTGACCTGGGAAGCATTGCCCTGGAAGAGATCAAAAATTCAGGTAACACCTGCCTGTATGCACTTTTACCGCTCACCGACCGGAAAAAAAGAAAACAAAAAAAAGAAGAGTTTTTGAGGGAGTGCGTGGAGACCATTGTCCACGCCCCGTTAAACATCGAGGAGAAGCGCCAATCCCTGCTCAGGGCGGAAATTTTCGCTGGACTTGTCTTTGATAAACCGGTCATTGAACAAACCTTCCGGGAGGTGGAAACCATGCTGAACATCGAAGAGTCGGCCGGCTACAGGAGAATTTTTGAAAAAGGTATGGAGAAGGGTATGGAGAAGGGGAGGCAGGACACCCTCAGGGAAAATGTGTTAAAGCTCCTGCATAAAAAGTTTAAGAAAATACCCCGCCCCTATGTGGATAAAATTAAGTCCCTCGATGAATATGCCCTGGGGCTGATTTTGGATAACATCTTTGAAATAAACACTCTCTCCGACCTGGAGGAGTACCTCTAA
- a CDS encoding copper amine oxidase N-terminal domain-containing protein, translating into MRKSRKLIAILAVLALLVTMLPVGTAFAASGYTALQVPNVSDDDWYKLGTVLVEVSAGALGVGDSVTFRLPEDFKLADDEDNLKVDKTGKIIYDGAVGASKPSVTFDAPSTYAGDKNALTNSDYSIDILDNNEFKVSVSSVTYSGEKAFIMIAFPRVYVADGFSGDIELIADAPSGSGFPTGKVVIARVPGGKVELSAIDVKSFSDEIAVKIRAKETTTGSLEEDSKSLKFKLPSGFEWAKVDFTGTGYTKINDWLGYKVIWGDSTNLKFGTGKVDKETMEIEVTGESKDSPAFVEFLAKIQVSDESKAKVGDVAISVSGESDVDVSELVIAKYGEHGTTVSAKDAPVVYAGKLEQKIGDIVIKENVVGSLIKDRTIILTLPSNAKWGKVDKDASNNSAKIEFVGFPGSDGKTIKYKVTDPSSKNPAELVLKDMEVCLEPGVTGDLEIEVSGTAGVSGKITVAKIELPVQVTASAKPEVKIGAAGQPAGDIIITEVKAGAINDDKDDYILLDLPDGVKFSGTPKVEVTEGDLDIDEAGVKLQNNDNELYIPVKSSSTKASTIKVSGIKYTVDRTVAEGDIKVKVKGTALVDVNDDNSMNDYWGTNYTVDSKVEIEGYEYDINKDGLFPQTSTAASTFNAVVVTPAPGEQKATVVFKVGDTKFTLNGVEQTMDVAPYVKNGRTYVPVRYSAQAVGVAAENILYSGGKVTLIKGDKVVQFTIGSNVMLINGVAVTMDVKAEITNGRTMLPFRYVAQALGAQVNWDPTEQTVTMTL; encoded by the coding sequence ATGCGTAAATCCAGGAAACTGATCGCCATCCTGGCTGTACTAGCTTTGTTGGTAACCATGCTGCCAGTGGGTACAGCATTTGCGGCGAGCGGTTATACCGCATTGCAAGTTCCTAACGTAAGCGATGACGACTGGTACAAGTTGGGGACTGTCCTGGTTGAGGTTTCGGCTGGAGCACTAGGGGTTGGCGATAGCGTTACCTTTAGGCTTCCGGAGGACTTTAAGTTGGCCGATGATGAAGATAATCTTAAAGTAGACAAGACCGGAAAGATTATTTATGACGGTGCTGTTGGCGCTTCTAAGCCTTCGGTTACGTTCGATGCACCTTCGACTTATGCTGGAGACAAGAACGCCCTAACAAACAGCGACTACTCAATTGACATTTTGGATAACAATGAATTTAAGGTTTCTGTCAGCAGTGTCACCTATTCCGGGGAGAAAGCATTTATCATGATAGCTTTCCCGCGGGTTTATGTGGCTGACGGTTTTTCCGGTGACATCGAGCTTATTGCTGACGCTCCCTCCGGTTCCGGCTTCCCCACCGGCAAAGTAGTAATCGCTCGTGTTCCGGGTGGGAAGGTTGAGCTCAGCGCAATTGATGTCAAGAGCTTCAGTGATGAAATTGCTGTAAAGATCCGTGCGAAAGAAACCACCACTGGCTCTCTGGAAGAAGACAGCAAGAGCTTGAAGTTTAAGTTGCCCAGTGGCTTTGAGTGGGCAAAGGTAGATTTTACTGGCACTGGCTATACCAAAATTAATGATTGGCTCGGATACAAGGTTATTTGGGGAGACTCTACAAACTTGAAGTTTGGCACGGGCAAAGTCGACAAAGAAACAATGGAAATTGAAGTGACTGGTGAGTCCAAGGATTCCCCTGCCTTTGTTGAGTTTTTGGCCAAGATCCAGGTGAGCGACGAGTCTAAGGCCAAAGTGGGCGATGTGGCAATTAGCGTCAGCGGTGAATCTGATGTCGACGTTTCCGAGCTGGTAATTGCCAAGTACGGTGAGCACGGTACTACCGTAAGCGCCAAGGACGCACCTGTTGTGTATGCTGGCAAACTGGAGCAAAAGATCGGTGACATCGTCATTAAAGAAAATGTTGTCGGAAGTTTAATCAAGGATCGCACCATTATTCTCACTTTGCCCTCTAATGCCAAGTGGGGTAAGGTTGACAAGGATGCCAGCAACAACAGTGCTAAAATCGAGTTTGTCGGCTTCCCAGGCAGCGATGGTAAGACTATCAAGTATAAGGTAACCGATCCATCCTCCAAGAATCCGGCCGAATTAGTCCTTAAGGATATGGAGGTATGCCTGGAGCCCGGAGTGACCGGCGATCTTGAGATCGAGGTCAGCGGTACTGCAGGTGTAAGCGGAAAGATCACTGTGGCCAAGATTGAACTTCCGGTGCAGGTCACTGCGTCTGCAAAGCCTGAGGTAAAAATTGGTGCTGCAGGACAGCCTGCAGGCGACATTATCATTACCGAAGTTAAAGCCGGTGCCATTAATGATGATAAGGACGATTATATCCTGCTTGACCTGCCTGACGGCGTCAAGTTCAGCGGCACTCCTAAGGTAGAAGTGACCGAGGGGGATCTTGATATCGATGAGGCCGGTGTCAAGTTGCAGAACAACGATAACGAACTCTACATCCCTGTGAAAAGCTCCAGCACCAAGGCCAGCACCATCAAGGTTAGCGGCATCAAGTACACCGTTGACCGTACTGTGGCCGAGGGTGACATTAAAGTAAAAGTTAAAGGCACTGCATTGGTAGATGTGAACGATGATAATTCTATGAATGATTATTGGGGCACGAATTACACCGTTGATAGCAAGGTTGAGATTGAAGGGTACGAGTACGATATCAACAAAGATGGCCTGTTCCCGCAAACCTCTACTGCAGCGAGCACTTTCAACGCTGTAGTCGTCACCCCCGCCCCCGGTGAACAGAAGGCCACCGTGGTCTTCAAGGTCGGCGACACCAAGTTCACCCTGAACGGCGTGGAGCAGACCATGGATGTGGCTCCGTACGTGAAGAACGGCCGGACCTACGTCCCCGTACGGTACTCCGCCCAGGCCGTGGGTGTGGCTGCTGAGAACATTCTCTACAGCGGCGGCAAGGTGACCCTGATCAAGGGCGACAAGGTGGTCCAGTTCACCATCGGCAGCAACGTCATGCTGATCAACGGCGTGGCTGTAACCATGGACGTTAAAGCCGAGATCACCAATGGCCGGACCATGCTGCCCTTCCGCTACGTCGCCCAGGCCCTGGGTGCCCAGGTCAACTGGGATCCCACCGAGCAGACCGTCACCATGACCCTGTAA
- a CDS encoding type II toxin-antitoxin system VapC family toxin has protein sequence MVEVANALLVASRRERISEETYRQAVGSLFELALTIQPLEQYWELALKMAVDYQRSIYDAAYLALAASRNVKLVTGDRRLFNAVGAHLPWIVWIEETISKICRAAFFPLQWGVRHG, from the coding sequence GTGGTGGAGGTTGCCAATGCCCTGCTGGTGGCCTCCCGGCGCGAGCGGATTTCAGAGGAGACGTACCGCCAGGCTGTAGGTTCGTTGTTTGAACTGGCCCTAACCATCCAGCCCCTCGAACAATACTGGGAACTGGCCTTGAAGATGGCGGTGGACTACCAGCGCAGTATTTATGACGCCGCTTACCTCGCTCTGGCCGCATCCAGAAACGTAAAGCTGGTCACGGGCGACCGCCGCCTGTTCAACGCAGTCGGTGCGCATCTTCCCTGGATCGTCTGGATTGAAGAAACCATTTCGAAGATCTGCCGTGCCGCATTCTTCCCACTTCAGTGGGGAGTTAGGCACGGCTAA
- the tnpA gene encoding IS200/IS605 family transposase: MELQRNRNSVFQIGYHFVWCVKYRKPVLTGQIAEDLKELFLHIASDNNFTIEQMEVMPDHVHLFVTATPNHLIADMVKALKGVSARFLFKKHPELKKQLWGGHLWNPSYYVGTVGHISEETVKKYIENQKAGD, translated from the coding sequence ATGGAACTCCAACGTAACCGCAACAGTGTATTCCAGATCGGCTACCATTTCGTTTGGTGTGTCAAGTACCGGAAACCTGTTCTGACCGGTCAAATAGCGGAAGACCTCAAGGAGTTGTTTTTACACATTGCCAGCGACAACAATTTTACTATCGAGCAAATGGAAGTTATGCCCGACCACGTGCACTTATTTGTGACCGCCACGCCCAACCACCTGATTGCCGACATGGTCAAAGCCCTCAAGGGCGTTTCGGCCAGATTCCTGTTCAAAAAGCACCCGGAGCTGAAAAAGCAACTCTGGGGCGGGCACCTCTGGAATCCTTCTTACTATGTGGGTACCGTCGGGCACATCTCCGAAGAGACAGTCAAGAAGTACATCGAAAACCAAAAGGCAGGCGATTAA